One Nerophis ophidion isolate RoL-2023_Sa linkage group LG06, RoL_Noph_v1.0, whole genome shotgun sequence genomic region harbors:
- the LOC133554299 gene encoding galactose-specific lectin nattectin-like, giving the protein MAVALRVFFLLCGLMTGGLCAAPAISAPACPAGWTRLDCRCFIYQATEVSFAAAEEECQNIGGNLASIRNSLENALAYQLVRDANAGSIPDTWIGLFDSVEEENFLWVDGSKSSFRFFRSDQPDDFQGGEDCVEIHRVEERWNDDGCTDLNPFVCSMDLI; this is encoded by the exons ATGGCCGTTGCTCTTCGCGTGTTCTTCCTCCTTTGCGGTCTTATGACCGGTGGC TTGTGTGCCGCACCTGCAATCTCAG CTCCAGCGTGTCCTGCAGGCTGGACTCGGCTCGACTGTCGCTGCTTCATCTACCAAGCAACTGAAGTGTCATTCGCAGCTGCCGAG GAAGAGTGTCAAAACATTGGCGGCAATTTGGCTTCCATCAGAAATAGTCTGGAAAATGCTTTGGCTTATCAGCTGGTGAGGGATGCAAACGCAGGTTCCATCCCTGACACCTGGATCGGACTCTTTGATTCTGTTGAA GAAGAAAACTTCCTTTGGGTCGATGGCTCCAAGTCTAGCTTCAGGTTCTTCAGAAGCGATCAGCCAGACGACTTCCAAGGTGGAGAAGACTGCGTAGAGATTCACCGTGTCG AGGAAAGATGGAACGACGACGGATGCACAGATCTCAACCCTTTTGTTTGCTCCATGGATCTTATTTAG